The proteins below are encoded in one region of Carettochelys insculpta isolate YL-2023 chromosome 14, ASM3395843v1, whole genome shotgun sequence:
- the CDT1 gene encoding DNA replication factor Cdt1, which produces MAQLRVTDFFSHCKSPARDGPVGAKRRKTQPVGAAGGGKGRAARPKGRTTAAPRTPLRLPAGSGPEPRASLPEAGPAAAPLGCGEKAVVSAPAGLPPLSPRRQLLLASPRTPVRSDPGAPQPPARTLTGRKRGRQELDPGLQAERNPGAAARLPPQDNSRRAARKKLVLPSDEDPQGAAPETPLAVSSPCSAADFRPPTPSSLDKKVKNLVNMTLSPGPESGLQSDPATLEGNVSFKQVPAKELAQRLQRLQELTWKAKLPACPSETATDLKSRLKQVQELESKIRHRKAEEGKGSGLQSSKGTCEPAAEASEKAPAYQRFHTLAQEIPPGLTLPYKYKVLAEMFRSMDTIVGMLFNRSETVTFAKVKQGVQDIMHKQFEERNVGQIKAVYPASYKLRQEKNIPTFSSCLKKSSYQLTIEPVLGEEERVDGRLHLSASRLLERRRVFNRKLVNIVKGHHKTFLASLSPPMVIPDHKLTRWHPRFNVDEVPDIIPAELPQAPQVDKLTTAQEVLTEARSMMTPKMEKALANLALRTAETSPGEHPVPKAAPTANASSALKGVSQALVERIRAKEVQKMQALMTRNPPQEERLLMLSRLPEMARLLRNVFVAEKKQALTVEVACTRMTDSYRTTMTSGEMEKHLRLFSELLPDWVSIHPIRKDTYIKLDKSSDLNVIVERLTKLTKEEEEKL; this is translated from the exons ATGGCTCAGCTCAGGGTGACCGATTTCTTCTCGCACTGCAAGAGCCCCGCCAGGGACGGGCCGGTGGGCGCGAAACGCCGGAAGACCCAGCCCGTGGGGGCAGCGGGCGGGGGGAAGGGCCGGGCCGCCCGCCCCAAAGGCCGGACTACCGCAGCCCCGCGAACCCCGCTGAGGCTCCCCGCAGGGAGCGGCCCCGAGCCCCGGGCGAGCCTCCCGGAAGCCGGCCCAGCCGCGGCGCCGCTCGGATGCGGAGAGAAGGCCGTGGTGAGCGCTCCAGCCGGTCTGCCTCCCCTGAGCCCccggcggcagctgctgctggcttcgcCCCGCACCCCAGTGCGCTCCGACCCCggcgccccgcagcccccggccCGGACGCTGACGGGCAGGAAGCGCGGTAGGCAAGAGCTGGATCCGGGCCTGCAAGCGGAGCGAAATCCCGGCGCCGCAGCCCGGCTCCCGCCCCAGGACAACAGCAGGCGAGCGGCCAGGAAGAAGCTGGTGCTGCCCTCCGATGAGGACCCCCAGGGGGCAGCGCCGGAGACGCCCCTCGCG gtttccagcccctgctctgcggCTGACTTCAGACCTCCAACCCCATCCTCCCTTGACAAGAAGGTGAAGAACCTGGTGAACATGACCCTCTCCCCTGGCCCGGAGAGTGGGCTGCAGTCTGACCCGGCTACACTAGAGGGAAACGTGAGCTTTAAGCAG GTTCCAGCCAAGGAGCTGGCCCAGCGCCTGCAGAGACTCCAGGAGCTGACTTGGAAAGCCAAACTGCCAGCATGCCCCTCCGAGACTGCCACAGATCTGAAGAGTCGCCTGAAACAAGTGCAGGAGCTAGAATCCAAAATCCGCCACaggaaggcagaggagggcaagggATCTGGACTGCAGTCATCCAAAGGGAcctgtgagccagctgcagaagcCAG TGAGAAGGCGCCTGCCTATCAGCGATTCCACACCCTTGCTCAGGAGATTCCCCCTGGGCTCACTCTGCCCTATAAATACAAGGTCCTGGCAGAGATGTTCCGCAGCATGGATACCATTGTGGGGATGCTCTTCAATCGCTCGGAGACTGTGACCTTTGCCAAGGTCAAACAGGGTGTCCAGGACATCATGCACAA GCAGTTTGAGGAACGGAACGTGGGCCAGATCAAAGCCGTGTACCCCGCCTCGTACAAACTCCGCCAGGAGAAGAACATCCCGACCTTCAGCAGTTGCTTAAAGAAATCCAGCTACCAGCTCACCATAGAGCCCGTGCTGGGGGAAG AGGAGAGGGTAGACGGCCGCTTGCACCTGTCAGCCTCACGCTTGCTGGAGCGCAGGAGAGTGTTCAACAGGAAATTGGTGAACATTGTCAAAGGGCACCACAAG ACATTTCTGgcatccctcagccccccaatGGTCATACCAGACCACAAGCTGACCAGGTGGCACCCTCGCTTCAATGTCGATGAGGTGCCAGACATCATCCCAgctgagctgccccaggccccgcaGGTGGACAAGCTGACCACAGCACAGGAGGTGCTGACCGAGGCCCGGAGCATGATGACCCCAAAG ATGGAAAAGGCTCTTGCCAACCTGGCACTAAGAACAGCTGAAACCAGCCCAGGGGAGCACCCAGTCCCCAAAGCAGCACCCACGGCCAACGCTTCCAGTGCTCTGAAAGGGGTGTCCCAGGCCCTGGTAGAGAGG ATCCGAGCAAAGGAAGTTCAGAAGATGCAGGCTCTGATGACCCGAAACCCACCCCAGGAGGAGCGGCTCCTCATGCTCTCGCGGCTGCCTGAGATGGCACGCCTCCTACGCAACGTGTTCGTGGCCGAGAAAAAGCAGGCGCTGACGGTGGAAGTGGCGTGTACGCGGATGACTGACAGCTACCGTACCACTATGACCTCTG GTGAAATGGAGAAACACCTACGCCTCTTCTCAGAGCTTCTGCCTGACTGGGTCAGCATCCATCCAATCCGGAAAGACACCTACATCAAGCTGGATAAGAGCTCGGACCTCAATGTCATTGTGGAGAGACTGACCAAGCTcacaaaggaggaggaagagaagctcTGA